One part of the Alistipes onderdonkii genome encodes these proteins:
- a CDS encoding DUF1735 and LamG domain-containing protein: MKLNKLNIAVAALAAVALAGCKNEDLSRQHYDNKLFISATNFTDEMLIKAANPSYEREITAGIAKPVGQDISIEFAAAPELFDHYRQAFYDEDVKLLSEEFYQFDETKTRIQAGSVASVPVTIRFVDVNLLDKNERYVLPVTIRSVSGIDVLPSARSVYYIFKGAALINVVAGIAENRAWPDWKDASPVTNMRTFTLEALINGNAFKNQISTIMGIEGKFLVRIGDSGVDPNQIQVASSRNLTNSDLKLDAGRWYHVAVTFESGNVKVYLDGAEKCSGNVGTSSVNFGVAHSDESDGKPRCFWIGYSYASDRYFDGQISEVRIWNKALTPEEINAPDHFYQVAAASDGLVAYWKFDEGAGKTIKDQTSYGNDLTVEKELKWVNVSLPELGK; the protein is encoded by the coding sequence ATGAAACTCAACAAGTTAAATATTGCTGTCGCGGCTCTTGCCGCCGTCGCTCTGGCAGGCTGCAAGAACGAGGATCTGTCCAGGCAGCATTACGACAATAAACTTTTCATCTCGGCGACGAATTTCACCGACGAGATGCTTATCAAGGCTGCGAATCCCTCCTATGAGCGCGAAATCACGGCCGGCATCGCCAAGCCCGTCGGGCAGGACATTTCGATCGAGTTCGCCGCGGCTCCCGAACTGTTCGACCACTACCGCCAGGCCTTCTACGACGAGGACGTGAAACTGCTCTCCGAGGAGTTCTACCAGTTCGATGAGACGAAGACCAGGATACAGGCCGGAAGCGTGGCGAGCGTTCCCGTGACGATCAGGTTCGTCGACGTGAACCTGCTGGACAAGAACGAGCGCTATGTGCTGCCCGTGACGATCCGTTCGGTGTCGGGTATCGACGTGCTGCCCAGTGCCCGCAGTGTTTACTATATCTTCAAGGGTGCCGCGCTTATCAACGTCGTGGCCGGTATCGCCGAGAACCGTGCATGGCCCGACTGGAAGGATGCCTCGCCCGTAACCAACATGCGTACCTTCACGCTCGAGGCGCTGATCAACGGCAATGCGTTCAAGAACCAGATCTCCACCATCATGGGTATCGAGGGCAAGTTCCTCGTCCGTATCGGCGATTCGGGCGTGGATCCCAACCAGATACAGGTGGCTTCGTCGAGGAACCTGACCAATTCGGATCTCAAACTCGATGCCGGCCGCTGGTACCATGTGGCCGTGACATTCGAGTCGGGAAACGTGAAAGTATACCTCGACGGTGCGGAGAAGTGCAGCGGCAACGTCGGTACTTCGTCCGTGAATTTCGGCGTAGCCCATTCCGACGAATCGGACGGCAAGCCCCGTTGCTTCTGGATCGGTTATTCGTATGCCAGCGACCGTTATTTCGACGGCCAGATCTCGGAAGTGCGTATCTGGAACAAGGCGCTGACCCCCGAGGAGATCAATGCCCCCGACCATTTCTACCAGGTGGCCGCGGCTTCCGACGGACTGGTGGCCTACTGGAAATTCGACGAGGGAGCCGGCAAGACCATCAAAGACCAGACCTCCTACGGGAACGACCTTACCGTCGAGAAGGAGTTGAAGTGGGTGAATGTATCGCTTCCCGAGCTGGGTAAATAA